In Heteronotia binoei isolate CCM8104 ecotype False Entrance Well chromosome 4, APGP_CSIRO_Hbin_v1, whole genome shotgun sequence, a genomic segment contains:
- the LOC132570121 gene encoding LOW QUALITY PROTEIN: uncharacterized protein K02A2.6-like (The sequence of the model RefSeq protein was modified relative to this genomic sequence to represent the inferred CDS: inserted 1 base in 1 codon) yields MVLISADVINSQGMYLREQHRNSVDQLMGHLEPFDPANPEGWESYSERVEFYLRANKVTDAGAKRDVLLSVCGPATFEIAKGLSAPARLAEKSYEEIIRLLTGHFLPQPSRVARRFLFHRRDQAAGESAADYLAALRKISHSADSTSLQVLNLPHATPDKIKVAVLIEGNPCQMEVDSGSSISLIAEETLRELCPRQRLQLRPANFILRDFQKNPVQIAGWARVQVERGSFYGPLDILVVKRQLATLLGLDWFKPLGIRVEGVGQTLTPSGFGEICKEFPEVFDGSLGSYKGPAISLPLDPTVRPIRLKARRVPFALKPKIEAELDRLTAQGVLEPVDYATWETPIVTPIKPNGEVRICADYKCTINKALQDNPYPVPVVNHVLAALAGSKIFGKLDLAQAYQQLPVDAKTAEAQTIVTHRGAFRVRRLQFGVSVAPGIFQSIMDALLKGIPGVQPFFDDVLVAAPDPEEFGNRLREVLRRFQAAGLKVKREKCLLGVPRVEFLGFAVDAAGIHPTEEKTRAIVQAPAPTCKAELQSFLGVLNFYHSFLPHKAALAEPLHRLLDKKAPWVWGKRQAAAFQAVKDVLVSNAVLHHFDEGLPVILACDASPYGVGAVLGHQLPDGREVPVAYYSRTLTPAERNYAQIDKEALAIVAGVRKFHEYLYGRRFTIATDHKPLLGLLAPDRQTPQILSQRVLRWNQFLNSYTYTLVHRAGKAMGHADALSRLPLPEMGPDPAPAHQVMLMESLPEPPLHAAEVAKATQKHKTLARVLDWVVRGWPEGNMGEDFKPYKIRREELAAHKGCLLWGSRXVIPPPLQRRVLESLHETHPGIVRMKALARSYVWWPGMDGEIESWVRRCQTCQESRPEPPSAPATRWESTRKPWSRLHLDFAGPFQGQIFMIIVDTYTKWLEVIPVGSTSSAAAIRALRRVLSTHGIPDTIVSDNGTAFTSADFQAFLQRYLIRHIRSAPFHPATNGQAERMVRTTKEALG; encoded by the exons ATGGTCCTGATCTCTGCTGACGTGATCAATAGCCAGGGCATGTATCTCAGAGAACAACACCGGAATTCTGTTGATCAACTGATG ggccacctcgagcccttcgaccccgcaaatccagagggctgggagtcctactcggaacgggtcgagttctacctccgggccaacaaggttaccgacgccggagcaaagagggatgttctcctgagcgtatgcgggcctgccacgttcgagatcgcaaagggtctctcggcgcccgcccgcctggcggagaaatcctacgaggagatcatcagactcctcacgggccacttcttgccgcagccctcccgggtggctcgcagattcctgttccacaggagggaccaggcggcaggagaatcggccgccgactatctggcggccctccgcaagatc tcccactcagcagactccacgtccctacaggtactgaacttgccccacgccacccccgataaaattaaagtggcagtcctcatcgaagggaacccctgccaaatggaggtggactcaggttcctccatttccctcatagcggaggagaccctgagggaactgtgcccccggcagcggctgcaactacggccggcgaacttcatactccgggactttcagaagaacccggtgcaaattgcggggtgggcgcgggtgcaagttgagagggggtccttttacgggccgctggacatcctggtggtaaagcgccaacttgccaccctgctggggctggattggttcaaacccttggggatacgcgtggagggggtggggcaaaccttaacgcccagcgggttcggggagatttgcaaagagttccccgaagtattcgatgggtccctgggaagctacaaggggccggccatctccctgcccctagaccccacggtcaggccgatccggctcaaggcaaggagggtcccgttcgctttaaagccaaaaatagaggccgaactagaccgcctcacagcccagggtgtcctggagcctgtggactatgccacctgggagacccccatagtaacccccatcaagccaaacggggaggtgcggatctgtgcagactataaatgcacgataaacaaggcactgcaggataacccctacccagtgccggtggtaaacCACGTTCTGgcggccctagcggggtccaagatcttcgggaagctggacctggcacaggcctaccaacagctcccggtagatgctaagacggcggaagcccaaacgatagtaacgcacaggggggccttccgggtgaggaggctacagttcggggtaagcgtcgctccggggatcttccagagtataatggacgctctccttaaagggatccccggagtccagccgttcttcgatgacgttttagtcgccgccccggaccccgaagaattcggaaaccgcctaagagaggtgctccgccggttccaggctgcggggctaaaagtcaagagggagaagtgcctgctgggggttccgcgggtggagttcctggggttcgccgtggacgcagcgggtatccaccccacggaagaaaagacacgggccatcgtgcaagctccggcccccacctgcaaagcggagctacaaagcttcttgggggtccttaacttttatcactcattcctcccccacaaggcagccctagcagagccccttcaccgcctactggataaaaaagccccttgggtttggggcaaacgacaagccgccgcgtttcaggcggtcaaggacgttctggtgtccaatgcggtgctccaccattttgacgagggccttcccgtcatcttggcttgcgatgcgtcgccgtacggggtgggagcagtcctggggcaccaactcccggacgggagggaggtgccagtggcgtactactcccgcacactgacaccggcagagcgcaattacgcgcagatagataaggaggctctggcgatcgtggcgggggtccgcaagttccatgagtatctgtacgggcggaggttcacaatagccacggaccacaagcccctcttaggtctgctggccccagatcgacaaactccccaaatcctgtcacagcgcgtgttgaggtggaatcaattcctcaactcctacacttacacactggtacaccgggccggcaaggctatgggtcacgcggacgcgctcagccgcttgccgcttccggagatgggtccagaccccgcccccgcacaccaggtcatgctgatggaaagcctcccagagccgccccttcacgcagcggaggtcgccaaggccacccagaaacataagacactggcacgggtgctcgactgggtggtgagggggtggccagaggggaacatgggtgaagatttcaaaccctataagatcaggagggaggaacttgcggcccacaaggggtgcctactatggggaagta gggtgattccgcccccgctgcaaaggcgtgttctagaatccctccatgagacccaccccggcatagttcgtatgaaggccctggccagaagctacgtctggtggccgggaatggacggggaaatagagagttgggtccgcaggtgccagacgtgccaagagtcgcggcccgagcctcccagcgcccccgccactaggtgggagtccaccaggaaaccatggtcgagactccacctcgactttgcggggccattccaggggcagatcttcatgataattgtggacacctacaccaaatggctcgaggtcatccccgtagggtccacctcgtccgcagccgcaatccgagcattacgcagggtcttaagcacacacggtatcccggacaccatagtctcggacaatgggaccgctttcacgtccgcagacttccaggcgttcctccagcgataccttattaggcacataaggtcggcccccttccacccagccaccaacggccaggcagagcggatggtccgcaccaccaaggaagccctgggc